From a single Pseudorasbora parva isolate DD20220531a chromosome 17, ASM2467924v1, whole genome shotgun sequence genomic region:
- the pdcd2 gene encoding programmed cell death protein 2 encodes MAAKAVKGSKTNREVVLGFLEEAESWQLLSNQFPSKVGGRPAWLSLVDLPTVSELQCEKCKLPTVFLLQVYAPVTEYDRCFHRTLFVFCCKTPACYTRNDNKCFKVFRCQLPRKNDFYPFDPPSDEKPDFLVEDHQVLGSGLKLCQLCGCLGQKACSRCHTVTYCSKEHQTIDWKHRHKKECSNEGSQSSEQFNSFLFSEWELVTEPEELPAKDEDLHECHGLDQESMSCVNNGLEDSDLESMAHHETQDTKVFQKFKKRIAIEPQQVLRYCKEGSPLWVSAEHVPREEDVPECPCGAKRLFEFQIMPQLLNHLKVDRTDASIDWGTVAVYTCADSCDRGTKYSAEFIWKQDFSGDQAV; translated from the exons ATGGCTGCAAAAGCAGTAAAAGGATCTAAAACAAACCGTGAGGTCGTGCTGGGCTTTTTAGAGGAGGCAGAATCATGGCAGCTTCTTAGCAACCAGTTTCCAAGTAAAGTCGGAGGCAGACCTGCGTGGTTAAGCCTGGTGGATTTGCCAACTGTGTCTGAGTTACAGTGTGAGAAGTGCAAACTCCCAACAGTGTTTCTTCTGCAGGTGTATGCGCCTGTCACGGAATATGATCGATGTTTTCACAGAACACTATTTGTGTTCTGCTGCAAGACACCAGCCTGCTATACAAGAAACGACAACAAGTGTTTTAAAG TGTTTAGATGTCAACTGCCAAGGAAAAATGACTTTTACCCCTTTGATCCACCTTCTGATGAGAAGCCAGACTTCCTAGTGGAAGATCATCAGGTTCTGGGATCTGGCCTCAAATTGTGCCAACTGTGTGGCTGTCTAGGACAGAAAGCCTGCTCTCGATGTCACACCGTCACATACTGCAGTAAAGAGCATCAGACCATAGATTGGAAACACCGCCACAAGAAGGAATGCTCaaatgagg GTTCTCAAAGTTCAGAGCAGTTTAATTCATTTCTTTTTTCTGAGTGGGAGCTGGTTACCGAACCGGAAGAGCTTCCAGCAAAAGATGAGGATCTCCATGAATGCCACGGCTTAGATCAAGAGAGCATGTCATGCGTAAATAACG GTTTGGAGGACAGTGATCTAGAGAGTATGGCACATCATGAAACACAAGACACTAAAGTGTTTCAGAAGTTCAAGAAGCGAATTGCTATTGAACCACAACAG gttttgcGGTATTGTAAAGAAGGATCTCCTCTTTGGGTGTCAGCTGAACATGTGCCACGTGAAGAGGACGTTCCAGAATGTCCATGTGGCGCTAAACGTCTCTTTGAATTTCAg ATCATGCCTCAGTTACTTAACCACCTCAAAGTGGATAGGACAGATGCCAGCATAGACTGGGGGACAGTGGCCGTCTACACATGTGCTGACAGCTGTGACCGAGGCACCAAATATTCTGCTGAGTTCATCTGGAAACAAGACTTTTCAGGAGATCAAGCAGTGTAG
- the rab1ab gene encoding ras-related protein Rab-1A, with protein MNPEYDYLFKLLLIGDSGVGKSCLLLRFADDTYTESYISTIGVDFKIRTIELDGKTIKLQIWDTAGQERFRTITSSYYRGAHGIIVVYDVTDQESFNNVKQWLQEIDRYASENVNKLLVGNKCDLTTKKVVDYTTAKEFADSLGIPFLETSAKNATNVEQAFMTMAAEIKKRMGPGATAGGAEKSNVKIQSTPVKPASGGCC; from the exons ATGAATCCCGAATA TGACTATTTATTCAAGTTGCTCTTGATCGGTGACTCTGGTGTTGGAAAGTCTTGCCTCCTACTCAGATTTGCA GATGACACATATACAGAAAGCTACATTAGCACTATTGGTGTGGACTTTAAAATAAGAACTATAGAATTAGACGGAAAGACCATCAAACTTCAAATC TGGGATACAGCAGGGCAAGAGAGGTTTCGCACAATCACATCCAGCTACTACAGGGGAGCACATGGCATTATTGTAGTCTATGATGTTACAGATCAG GAGTCCTTCAATAATGTTAAACAGTGGCTACAGGAGATTGACCGCTATGCCAGTGAAAATGTTAACAAGTTATTGGTTGGCAACAAGTGTGACTTAACGACAAAAAAAGTGGTGGACTACACAACAGCAAAG GAATTTGCTGATTCCCTTGGCATTCCTTTCTTGGAAACTAGCGCTAAGAATGCTACCAATGTGGAGCAGGCCTTCATGACTATGGCTGCTGAGATCAAGAAGAGAATGGGCCCCGGGGCCACAGCTGGAGGCGCTGAGAAGTCTAACGTGAAGATCCAGAGCACTCCGGTGAAGCCTGCATCTGGAGGCTGCTGCTGA
- the rhoua gene encoding ras homolog family member Ua — protein sequence MPPQGGGEYKPVPGSIVPPVPPRRFRGKDFSSAVKSRFGSAAERRVKCVLLGDGAVGKTSLIVSYTTNGYPTEYVPTAFDNFAAVVAVDGKPVKLQLCDTAGQDEFDKLRPLCYTNADVFLLCFSVVSPSSFQNVREKWVPEIRRHCPRAPILLVGTQADLRQDVKVLIQLAQYKEKPVDPQEACVCAEEVQAVSYMECSALTQKNLKEVFDTAIVASIQYSDSLQQKRLKKRTPDKMRKLSESWWKKYCCLA from the exons ATGCCTCCTCAGGGAGGTGGAGAATATAAGCCTGTCCCTGGTTCTATTGTGCCGCCGGTACCCCCGAGGAGATTCAGGGGCAAAGATTTTTCATCCGCGGTGAAGAGCCGCTTCGGGTCTGCGGCGGAGCGCAGGGTGAAGTGCGTGTTGCTTGGTGATGGTGCAGTGGGTAAAACTAGTCTCATTGTGAGCTATACCACTAATGGATATCCCACCGAGTATGTTCCAACAGCGTTTGACAACTTTGCAG CGGTTGTAGCTGTGGACGGCAAGCCTGTGAAACTTCAGCTTTGTGACACAGCCGGTCAG GATGAGTTTGACAAGCTCCGACCGCTGTGCTACACCAATGCTGACGTCTTCCTGCTATGCTTCAGTGTGGTAAGTCCCTCCTCTTTCCAGAATGTGAGGGAGAAGTGGGTGCCTGAGATCCGCCGGCACTGCCCAAGGGCACCGATACTGCTGGTCGGCACTCAGGCTGACCTCCGGCAAGACGTCAAAGTGCTCATCCAGCTGGCCCAGTACAAGGAGAAGCCGGTCGACCCCCAGGAGGCCTGTGTGTGTGCCGAGGAAGTGCAGGCTGTCTCATACATGGAGTGTTCGGCGCTCACCCAGAAGAACCTAAAGGAGGTGTTTGACACGGCTATAGTGGCCAGCATCCAGTACTCGGACAGCCTGCAGCAGAAAAGGCTGAAGAAGCGGACGCCTGATAAAATGAGGAAGCTCTCAGAGTCATGGTGGAAGAAATACTGCTGTTTGGCGTAG
- the zgc:153169 gene encoding N(4)-(Beta-N-acetylglucosaminyl)-L-asparaginase → MHISEMAAVGTWSFSRPAVERMRCMLLARQNATDVVETAMAEVEDDVDTGRHIVGRGGYPNFKGVVECDAAIMEGVPGRFGAVAALRGIAQPCRVARKVMEKSPHSLLVGDGAEAFAQDLGFTSEANDNMLSQHTATAYREFVEKNKSVRGGHDTIGLIALDQSGNITVGVSTSGAPFKSPGRVGDSPLPGCGLYADHTVGAAAATGDGDKIMCYCPSFHVVQLMKQGLSPNEACHAVLADIKRRIGDDKCFEIGIISLNMKGEVGAASSVEFPYTFWKQGLDSVEELVINQTNPNKQINILFLLIILWVVK, encoded by the exons ATGCACATAAGTGAAATGGCAGCTGTGGGGACATGGTCTTTTTCTCGTCCTGCAGTGGAGAGAATGAGATGTATGCTGCTAGCTAGACAAAATGCTACAGATGTTGTAGAAACTGCAATGGCAG AGGTTGAAGATGATGTAGACACAGGACGGCACATTGTTGGCAGAGGAGGATATCCAAATTTCAAGGGAGTGGTTGAATGTGATGCTGCAATTATGGAAGGTGTGCCAGGGAGATTTGGTGCAGTGGCAGCTCTGCGAGG CATTGCACAGCCATGTCGCGTAGCTCGCAAAGTGATGGAGAAGAGTCCTCACAGCTTGCTTGTTGGAGATGGAGCAGAAGCATTTGCTCAAGATCTGGGTTTTACATCTGAGGCCAATGACAATATGCTCTCTCAACATACAGCTACTGCTTACCGG GAATTcgttgaaaaaaataaatctgttaGAGGTGGGCATGATACAATAG GACTTATTGCTCTCGATCAAAGTGGAAACATAACAGTAg GAGTTTCTACATCCGGAGCTCCCTTTAAATCACCAGGGAGGGTGGGGGATTCTCCGCTTCCTGGCTGTGGTCTATATGCTGACCATACA GTGGGTGCTGCAGCAG CTACAGGTGATGGAGACAAAATCATGTGCTACTGCCCAAGCTTTCATGTTGTGCAACTGATGAAACAA GGCTTATCTCCTAATGAAGCATGTCATGCTGTGCTTGCTGACATAAAGAGGAGAATAGGTGACGATAAATGCTTTGAAATTGGGATTATTTCTTTGAATATGAAG GGAGAGGTCGGAGCTGCATCTTCAGTGGAATTTCCATACACATTCTGGAAGCAGGGGCTGGATTCAGTGGAGGAGCTAGTTATTAACCAAACAAacccaaataaacaaataaacattttatttctacTCATTATTTTATGGGTGGTCAAATAA
- the tbp gene encoding TATA-box-binding protein encodes MEQNNSLPPFPQGLASPQGAMTPGIPIFSPMMPYGTGLTPQPVQNTNSLSLLEEQQRQQQQQQQQAATQQQGGMVGGSGQTPQLYHSQVSTTTALPGNTPLYTTPLTPMTPITPATPASESSGIVPQLQNIVSTVNLGCKLDLKTIALRARNAEYNPKRFAAVIMRIREPRTTALIFSSGKMVCTGAKSEEQSRLAARKYARVVQKLGFPAKFLDFKIQNMVGSCDVKFPIRLEGLVLTHQQFSSYEPELFPGLIYRMIKPRIVLLIFVSGKVVLTGAKVRGEIYEAFENIYPILKGFRKTT; translated from the exons ATGGAGCAGAATAACAGTTTACCTCCTTTCCCTCAAGGGCTGGCATCTCCGCAG GGAGCCATGACGCCTGGCATTCCCATTTTCAGTCCTATGATGCCATATGGCACGGGTCTTACACCACAGCCAGTGCAGAATACCAACAGCTTGTCCCTCCTGGAGGAACAGCAgcgacagcagcagcagcagcagcaacaggcTGCCACACAACAGCAGGGTGGGATGGTGGGAGGTTCAGGCCAGACACCCCAGCTGTACCACTCGCAGGTCTCCACGACCACAGCACTGCCAGGCAACACGCCACTTTATACCACACCTCTCACCCCTATGACCCCCATCACTCCTGCCACACCAGCCTCAGAGAGCTCTGGCATCGTTCCCCAGTTACA gaaTATTGTGTCCACTGTGAACTTGGGGTGCAAACTTGACTTGAAGACAATAGCACTTCGAGCCAGAAATGCTGAATATAATCCAAAg CGTTTCGCTGCTGTCATCATGAGAATACGAGAACCCAGAACAACAGCCCTCATCTTCAGCTCAGGGAAGATGGTGTGCACAGGAGCCAAAAG TGAGGAACAGTCCCGATTGGCAGCCAGAAAATATGCCAGAGTGGTGCAGAAGTTGGGCTTTCCTGCCAAATTCTTAGACTTCAAAATTCAGAACATGGTGGGCAGCTGCGACGTCAAGTTTCCCATCCGATTAGAGGGCCTGGTGCTTACACACCAGCAGTTTAGCAG CTATGAACCAGAGTTATTTCCAGGACTAATCTACAGAATGATTAAACCAAGAATCGTCCTTTTAATATTCGTTTCAGGCAAAGTTGTACTCACAG gtgCAAAGGTTAGAGGAGAAATTTATGAAGCATTTGAGAATATATACCCAATCTTAAAAGGATTCAGGAAGACTACGTAA